The following proteins are co-located in the Doryrhamphus excisus isolate RoL2022-K1 chromosome 15, RoL_Dexc_1.0, whole genome shotgun sequence genome:
- the angptl8 gene encoding angiopoietin-like protein 8 isoform X2 — protein MIWCLCLLYVAVGFGPVHAASIKRPGRTEDVNVLMYGVIQFGESLNYVLETTEAKMAEIGRTLKGHEGALRRLGEQMRQAAEVKEQIKGVIELLLDQMSKQQAHTKITEGQLARMEQEEVALGTKVKSLESYLNNMFPTSIKDLQERAALNGNILKGLQHLTQFQKEKIESQNEQISTLQRMSEAL, from the exons ATGATCTGGTGCCTGTGCTTGCTTTATGTAGCAGTGGGGTTCGGACCCGTCCACGCAGCCTCCATCAAGAGGCCGGGAAGAACAGAAGACGTTAATGTTCTCATGTACGGCGTGATTCAGTTTGGCGAGTCCTTGAACTACGTGTTGGAAACCACCGAGGCCAAGATGGCTGAGATCGGGCGGACTCTGAAGGGCCACGAAGGTGCTCTGAGGCGGCTGGGGGAGCAGATGAGGCAGGCGGCTGAGGTGAAGGAACAGATCAAGGGAGTGATAGAGCTGTTGCTG GACCAGATGTCCAAGCAACAAGCTCATACCAAGATAACAGAAGGTCAGCTGGCCCGGATGGAGCAGGAAGAGGTGGCGCTTGGGACCAAAGTAAAAAGCCTGGAGTCATATCTTAACAACATGTTCCCCACCAGCATCAAAGATCTGCAG GAGAGAGCCGCCTTGAACGGCAACATCTTGAAAGGTCTTCAACATTTGACGCAGTTTCAAAAAGAGAAAATTGAGAGCCAAAACGAGCAGATCTCGACGCTGCAGAGGATG AGTGAAGCTTTGTGa
- the angptl8 gene encoding angiopoietin-like protein 8 isoform X1 gives MIWCLCLLYVAVGFGPVHAASIKRPGRTEDVNVLMYGVIQFGESLNYVLETTEAKMAEIGRTLKGHEGALRRLGEQMRQAAEVKEQIKGVIELLLDQMSKQQAHTKITEGQLARMEQEEVALGTKVKSLESYLNNMFPTSIKDLQERAALNGNILKGLQHLTQFQKEKIESQNEQISTLQRMVSGICVYGSLH, from the exons ATGATCTGGTGCCTGTGCTTGCTTTATGTAGCAGTGGGGTTCGGACCCGTCCACGCAGCCTCCATCAAGAGGCCGGGAAGAACAGAAGACGTTAATGTTCTCATGTACGGCGTGATTCAGTTTGGCGAGTCCTTGAACTACGTGTTGGAAACCACCGAGGCCAAGATGGCTGAGATCGGGCGGACTCTGAAGGGCCACGAAGGTGCTCTGAGGCGGCTGGGGGAGCAGATGAGGCAGGCGGCTGAGGTGAAGGAACAGATCAAGGGAGTGATAGAGCTGTTGCTG GACCAGATGTCCAAGCAACAAGCTCATACCAAGATAACAGAAGGTCAGCTGGCCCGGATGGAGCAGGAAGAGGTGGCGCTTGGGACCAAAGTAAAAAGCCTGGAGTCATATCTTAACAACATGTTCCCCACCAGCATCAAAGATCTGCAG GAGAGAGCCGCCTTGAACGGCAACATCTTGAAAGGTCTTCAACATTTGACGCAGTTTCAAAAAGAGAAAATTGAGAGCCAAAACGAGCAGATCTCGACGCTGCAGAGGATGGTGAGTGGTATATGTGTATATGGTAGTCTTCATTGA